The proteins below come from a single Salinilacihabitans rarus genomic window:
- a CDS encoding universal stress protein codes for MYNDVLVPTDGSEGTRQAIGHALVVARQFDATVHALSIVPEGPYGTLEGEEESASAEADAERAVSRVADDAARKDLDVRTEVRRGVPDEEILAYADENDVDVIVMGTHGRTGLDRVLVGSVTERVVRNAEIPVLTVRASDQPRISDPEDAGERALEALAEDGYDDASLLEEPHRASNSWIVTAETADGKTQVHVDARTGGARIAHLDG; via the coding sequence ATGTACAACGACGTTCTCGTCCCGACCGACGGAAGCGAGGGGACGCGTCAGGCGATCGGCCACGCCCTCGTCGTCGCCCGGCAGTTCGACGCGACCGTCCACGCGCTGTCGATCGTCCCCGAGGGGCCCTACGGCACGCTCGAAGGCGAGGAGGAGAGCGCAAGCGCCGAGGCGGACGCCGAACGCGCCGTCTCCCGCGTCGCCGACGACGCCGCCCGCAAGGACCTCGACGTTCGAACCGAGGTCCGGCGGGGAGTCCCCGACGAGGAGATCCTGGCCTACGCCGACGAGAACGACGTCGACGTGATCGTCATGGGGACCCACGGGCGAACGGGCCTCGACCGCGTCCTCGTCGGCAGCGTCACCGAGCGCGTCGTCAGGAACGCCGAGATCCCCGTCCTCACGGTCCGCGCGAGCGACCAGCCTCGCATCTCGGACCCCGAGGACGCCGGCGAGCGGGCGCTCGAAGCGCTCGCGGAGGACGGCTACGACGACGCCTCGCTGCTCGAGGAGCCACACCGGGCCAGCAACTCCTGGATCGTCACCGCCGAGACCGCCGACGGCAAGACGCAGGTCCACGTCGACGCCCGGACCGGCGGCGCGCGGATCGCCCACCTCGACGGCTGA
- a CDS encoding cyclase family protein, producing the protein MPTRDLSWPIESGMPVYPGTPPVDVERRTTVEADGYATTGISVDSHAGTHVDAPAHMLADGPTLDEFPLETFRFDAVVADPRPLDPGEPIDRATLRAAVPEGAADSADLLVCHTGWEARWGTDGYLDHPYLTADAAEWLVDRGCHLGVDAPNVDPTPGADAGDEPDGYPVHRVLFGDGRLIVENLRNLGAVPDRFALHAYPLAIPDADASPVRAVAVVD; encoded by the coding sequence ATGCCCACGCGCGACCTCTCGTGGCCGATCGAGTCCGGAATGCCCGTCTACCCCGGTACCCCGCCCGTCGACGTCGAGCGGCGGACGACGGTCGAGGCCGACGGCTACGCCACGACCGGCATCTCGGTCGACTCCCACGCGGGGACCCACGTCGACGCGCCGGCGCACATGCTCGCCGACGGGCCGACCCTCGACGAGTTCCCGCTGGAGACGTTCCGCTTCGACGCCGTCGTCGCGGACCCCCGGCCGCTCGACCCCGGAGAACCGATCGACCGGGCGACGCTCCGCGCGGCCGTCCCGGAGGGGGCGGCCGACTCGGCCGACCTCCTCGTCTGTCACACCGGCTGGGAGGCCCGCTGGGGAACCGACGGCTACCTCGACCACCCGTACCTCACCGCCGACGCCGCCGAGTGGCTCGTCGACCGCGGCTGTCACCTCGGGGTCGACGCGCCGAACGTCGACCCGACGCCGGGCGCGGATGCCGGCGACGAACCCGACGGCTACCCCGTCCACCGCGTCCTCTTCGGCGACGGGCGACTGATCGTCGAGAACCTGCGGAACCTCGGGGCCGTCCCCGACCGGTTTGCCCTCCACGCCTACCCGCTCGCGATACCCGACGCGGACGCCTCGCCGGTCCGGGCGGTCGCCGTCGTCGACTGA
- the msrA gene encoding peptide-methionine (S)-S-oxide reductase MsrA codes for MERATFGGGCFWCIEAAMKELDGVESVTSGYAGGHVEDPTYEQVCTGETGHAEVVQVAYDPDEIGYDDLLEVFFTIHDPTQLNRQGPDVGTQYRSAIYAHDDRQLELAEAFVEELEAADVYDDEVVTETEPLETFYEAETYHQNYFEKNPTDAYCRMHAAPKIDEVREKFAERVAADD; via the coding sequence ATGGAACGAGCCACGTTCGGCGGCGGCTGTTTCTGGTGTATCGAGGCCGCGATGAAGGAACTCGACGGGGTGGAGTCGGTCACCTCCGGCTACGCCGGCGGCCACGTCGAGGACCCAACCTACGAGCAGGTGTGTACGGGCGAGACCGGCCACGCCGAAGTGGTGCAGGTCGCGTACGACCCCGACGAGATCGGCTACGACGACCTGCTGGAGGTCTTCTTCACGATCCACGACCCGACCCAGTTGAACCGGCAGGGCCCCGACGTGGGCACGCAGTATCGCTCGGCGATCTACGCCCACGACGACCGCCAACTCGAACTCGCCGAGGCGTTCGTCGAGGAACTCGAGGCGGCCGACGTCTACGACGACGAGGTCGTCACCGAGACCGAACCCCTCGAAACGTTCTACGAGGCCGAGACGTACCACCAGAACTACTTCGAGAAGAACCCCACCGACGCCTACTGCCGGATGCACGCGGCGCCGAAGATAGACGAGGTGCGCGAGAAGTTCGCCGAGCGCGTGGCGGCGGACGACTGA
- a CDS encoding HD domain-containing protein, which produces MIDEVRSVARSYFDGRVSPAHDWHHVERVEALARRLAADRDDVDERVLVLAVLLHDVGRPGEEAGTVDDHAEWGAREARSILAEFDLDPGTVDAVAHCVRAHRYSNDVDPETVEARVLCDADNLDALGAVGLARCFSYGGEHGIPFYDPDLPVSADESPAGHTSVNHLRKKILSLPDRMYTEEGRRLAERRRAVVEEFLDRFEAEIAGER; this is translated from the coding sequence ATGATCGACGAGGTCCGTTCGGTCGCCCGCTCGTACTTCGACGGCCGCGTCTCGCCCGCCCACGACTGGCACCACGTCGAGCGCGTCGAGGCGCTGGCGCGTCGACTGGCCGCCGACCGCGACGACGTCGACGAGCGCGTGCTGGTGCTGGCCGTCCTCCTGCACGACGTCGGCCGACCGGGCGAGGAGGCCGGGACCGTCGACGACCACGCCGAGTGGGGCGCCCGCGAGGCCCGGTCGATCCTCGCCGAGTTCGACCTCGATCCGGGGACGGTCGACGCCGTCGCCCACTGCGTCCGCGCGCACCGCTACTCGAACGACGTCGACCCGGAGACCGTCGAGGCGCGGGTGCTCTGCGACGCGGACAACCTCGACGCCCTCGGCGCGGTCGGCCTCGCCCGGTGTTTCTCCTACGGGGGCGAGCACGGGATTCCGTTCTACGATCCCGACCTCCCGGTCTCGGCGGACGAGTCGCCCGCGGGACACACGAGCGTCAACCACCTGCGAAAGAAGATCCTCTCGCTGCCCGACCGGATGTACACCGAGGAGGGACGACGGCTGGCCGAGCGACGGCGGGCGGTCGTCGAAGAGTTCCTCGACCGCTTCGAGGCGGAGATCGCCGGCGAGCGGTGA
- a CDS encoding universal stress protein, translating into MYEVLVPIDGNESRALSQAETVAGFPGADASIRAILLHVFEENPSGASVHQIGAVRRAKSVLEERGVEVELAETSGNPPENIVRTADERDVDLLCLAGRKRTPTGKALFGSVTQDVLLSSDRPVVVCEADESAAE; encoded by the coding sequence ATGTACGAGGTACTCGTCCCGATCGACGGAAACGAGTCGCGAGCGCTCTCGCAGGCGGAGACCGTCGCCGGCTTCCCCGGCGCCGACGCGTCGATCCGCGCGATCCTGCTGCACGTCTTCGAGGAGAACCCCTCGGGGGCGTCGGTCCACCAGATCGGCGCCGTCAGGCGGGCCAAGTCGGTCCTCGAGGAGCGTGGCGTGGAGGTCGAACTCGCGGAGACGAGCGGCAACCCGCCCGAGAACATCGTTCGTACGGCCGACGAGCGCGACGTGGACCTGCTCTGTCTCGCCGGCAGGAAGCGCACGCCGACCGGGAAGGCGCTGTTCGGGAGCGTCACCCAGGACGTCCTGCTGTCGTCGGACCGGCCGGTGGTCGTCTGCGAGGCCGACGAGTCGGCCGCGGAGTGA
- a CDS encoding formate--tetrahydrofolate ligase: MSRVPSSSLPSVPSDLEIARSTEPAPIEDVAAGLGLAADDLDRHGDHVAKLTDDALSRSLDAEADGTLVLVTAMTATPAGAGKTVTTVGLGQALDRLGERAAVAVREPSLGPVFGIKGGAAGGGYSQVLPMEDINLHFTGDIHAITAAHNLIAAALDAHVHHGNDRGIDVREVVWPRVLDVSDRALRETVVGLGGSAHGVPREDGFRITAASELMAVLGLASDLADLKRRIARVIVAYDHEGEPVTVDDLGVAGAATALLTDAFRPNLVGTVEGTPAFVHGGPFANIAHGTNTLVADRVGLALSDYLVTEAGFAADLGFEKFADVVSREGVVPDVAVVVATVRALKYHGLGEWPADEERLDEENVEAVRAGFENLEHHANVVSSFGLPFVVALNRFEGDTDAELAAVVEECEAREIPVAVSEAYHHGGEGALDLAETVRDLAAAGSSFAPLYDLDESLESKLETVATEVYGADGVEFTDGARADVDRLAADGLDRLPVCVSKTQHSVSDDPATKGAPTDWTLTVRELYPAAGAGFVVALTGDVLTMPGLPAEPAALDIDVDEDGSIQGLF, translated from the coding sequence ATGTCCCGAGTGCCATCCTCGTCGCTCCCGTCAGTCCCGTCCGACCTCGAAATCGCCCGGTCGACGGAGCCAGCGCCGATCGAGGACGTCGCGGCGGGCCTCGGCCTCGCGGCGGACGACCTCGACCGCCACGGCGATCACGTGGCGAAGCTTACCGACGACGCGCTCTCGCGCTCGCTCGACGCCGAGGCCGACGGCACGCTCGTCCTCGTGACGGCGATGACGGCGACGCCGGCCGGCGCCGGCAAGACGGTCACGACCGTCGGCCTCGGACAGGCGCTCGACCGCCTCGGCGAGCGCGCCGCGGTCGCCGTCCGCGAACCGTCGCTCGGCCCCGTCTTCGGCATCAAGGGCGGGGCCGCCGGCGGGGGCTACTCGCAGGTGCTCCCGATGGAGGACATCAACCTCCACTTCACGGGCGACATCCACGCGATCACGGCGGCGCACAACCTGATCGCGGCGGCCCTCGACGCCCACGTCCACCACGGCAACGACCGCGGAATCGACGTCCGCGAGGTCGTCTGGCCACGGGTGCTCGACGTGAGCGACCGCGCGCTCCGGGAGACCGTCGTCGGCCTCGGCGGGTCGGCCCACGGGGTCCCCCGTGAGGACGGCTTCCGCATCACCGCCGCCTCGGAACTGATGGCCGTCCTCGGACTCGCGAGCGACCTCGCGGACCTGAAACGGCGGATCGCCCGCGTGATCGTCGCCTACGACCACGAGGGGGAGCCAGTCACCGTCGACGACCTCGGCGTCGCCGGCGCGGCCACGGCGCTGCTGACCGACGCGTTCCGGCCCAACCTCGTCGGCACCGTCGAGGGGACGCCCGCGTTCGTCCACGGCGGCCCGTTCGCGAACATCGCCCACGGGACCAACACGCTCGTCGCCGACCGCGTCGGCCTCGCGCTGTCGGACTACCTCGTCACCGAGGCGGGGTTCGCGGCCGACCTCGGCTTCGAGAAGTTCGCCGACGTCGTCTCCCGCGAGGGGGTCGTCCCCGACGTCGCCGTCGTCGTGGCGACCGTCCGGGCGCTCAAGTACCACGGGCTGGGCGAGTGGCCCGCCGACGAGGAACGCCTCGACGAGGAGAACGTCGAGGCGGTACGCGCCGGCTTCGAGAACCTCGAACACCACGCGAACGTCGTCTCGTCGTTCGGCCTGCCGTTCGTCGTCGCGCTCAACCGGTTCGAGGGCGACACCGACGCCGAACTCGCGGCCGTCGTCGAGGAGTGCGAGGCCCGCGAGATTCCGGTCGCCGTCTCCGAGGCGTACCACCACGGCGGCGAGGGGGCGCTCGACCTCGCGGAGACCGTCCGCGACCTCGCCGCGGCGGGGTCGTCGTTCGCGCCGCTGTACGACCTCGACGAGTCGCTCGAATCGAAGCTCGAAACCGTCGCGACGGAGGTCTACGGCGCCGACGGCGTCGAGTTCACCGACGGCGCGCGGGCCGACGTCGACCGGCTGGCGGCCGACGGCCTCGACCGGTTGCCCGTCTGCGTCTCGAAGACCCAACACTCCGTCAGCGACGATCCGGCGACGAAGGGCGCGCCGACCGACTGGACGCTCACCGTCCGGGAACTCTACCCGGCCGCCGGCGCCGGCTTCGTCGTCGCCCTGACGGGGGACGTGCTCACGATGCCCGGCCTGCCGGCGGAACCGGCCGCGCTCGACATCGACGTCGACGAGGACGGCTCGATCCAGGGGCTGTTCTGA
- a CDS encoding HalOD1 output domain-containing protein, with protein MKESRRKPKPDAGRRLTAASEPSLRVIEVVADAMGVDPLECPPIYETIDLSALDELFRGREDAAGRVTFEYEGFVVDVPATGPVTVSRRVDEE; from the coding sequence ATGAAGGAGAGCCGACGGAAGCCGAAGCCGGACGCCGGCCGCCGACTCACGGCGGCGTCCGAACCCAGCCTGCGAGTAATCGAGGTCGTCGCGGACGCGATGGGCGTCGATCCGCTGGAGTGTCCGCCGATCTACGAGACGATCGACCTCTCGGCGCTGGACGAGTTGTTCAGGGGCCGGGAGGACGCCGCGGGGCGGGTCACGTTCGAGTACGAGGGGTTCGTGGTCGACGTGCCGGCTACCGGGCCCGTCACCGTCTCGCGGCGGGTCGACGAGGAGTGA
- a CDS encoding ABC transporter ATP-binding protein — protein sequence MSVIRADGVEKSYGSVDALTGLSVDVSRGELFGFLGPNGAGKTTTIGILTGQVAPDAGRVEVLGTDPTADPIETRRRVGILPEQESPPSFLTPREYFEFVGNVRDLDPELVAERVDVWADRLGFRAKLDTLHTDLSRGQQQKVMITQAFLHEPEVVFIDEPLANLDPLVQEQVKRFLVSYAAADNAVFVSTHNIDVAEDICTRVGIVADGAVVAERAVGDGTEGLLDVFLERVDDADARDLPSGGVAAADGGTSAEPKP from the coding sequence ATGTCGGTCATACGTGCGGACGGAGTCGAGAAGTCGTACGGTTCGGTCGACGCGTTGACGGGACTGTCCGTCGACGTGTCCCGCGGCGAACTGTTCGGCTTCCTCGGCCCGAACGGCGCCGGAAAGACGACCACGATAGGCATCCTGACCGGACAGGTCGCCCCCGACGCGGGCCGCGTCGAGGTGCTCGGGACGGACCCGACGGCCGACCCCATCGAGACCCGCCGGCGGGTCGGCATCCTCCCCGAGCAGGAGTCGCCGCCGAGTTTCCTCACCCCGCGGGAGTACTTCGAGTTCGTCGGGAACGTCCGTGACCTCGACCCGGAACTCGTCGCCGAGCGGGTCGACGTCTGGGCCGACCGGCTTGGCTTTCGTGCGAAACTCGACACGCTGCACACGGACCTCTCGCGGGGCCAACAGCAGAAGGTGATGATCACGCAGGCGTTCCTCCACGAGCCCGAGGTGGTGTTCATCGACGAGCCGCTGGCGAACCTCGACCCGCTCGTCCAGGAGCAGGTCAAGCGCTTCCTCGTCTCGTACGCCGCCGCGGACAACGCCGTCTTCGTCTCGACGCACAACATCGACGTCGCCGAGGACATCTGCACCCGCGTCGGCATCGTCGCCGACGGCGCCGTCGTCGCCGAGCGCGCGGTCGGTGACGGTACGGAGGGCCTGCTCGACGTCTTCCTCGAACGCGTCGACGACGCCGACGCCCGCGACCTCCCGTCGGGCGGGGTGGCGGCGGCCGACGGCGGGACGAGCGCCGAACCGAAACCATGA
- a CDS encoding cob(I)yrinic acid a,c-diamide adenosyltransferase: MGDDPTDPVVSNTPGEGHTPEAEPIDPAAPEEFGLVQVWWGDGKGKTTATLGMGMRAVGHGYRVHLLQFMKGGASSVAPVRGEYNAIAALPGFSYENRGHYGWHGMADGSDEADHEAEARAGLERARDLLDAAAADLTEPIVREGDGTEVPGTDAETPPPEAGVHMLILDEVLYAADRGLLAEADVLDLIERKPEYLELVLSGSHERPDYLRDAADLVTRVAKERHPIDDGQRARRGTEF; the protein is encoded by the coding sequence ATGGGAGACGACCCGACCGACCCCGTCGTCTCGAACACGCCCGGCGAGGGGCACACCCCCGAGGCCGAACCGATCGACCCCGCCGCCCCCGAGGAGTTCGGACTGGTGCAGGTCTGGTGGGGCGACGGGAAGGGGAAGACGACGGCGACGCTGGGGATGGGGATGCGCGCGGTCGGCCACGGCTACCGCGTCCACCTCCTCCAGTTCATGAAAGGCGGCGCGTCGAGCGTCGCGCCCGTCCGCGGGGAGTACAACGCGATCGCCGCCCTCCCCGGGTTCAGCTACGAGAACCGCGGCCACTACGGCTGGCACGGGATGGCCGACGGCAGCGACGAGGCCGACCACGAGGCCGAGGCGCGAGCGGGACTAGAACGCGCCCGCGACCTCCTCGACGCCGCCGCGGCGGACCTGACGGAACCGATCGTCCGCGAGGGCGACGGGACCGAGGTCCCCGGAACCGACGCCGAGACGCCCCCGCCCGAGGCGGGCGTCCACATGCTGATCCTCGACGAAGTCCTCTACGCCGCCGACCGCGGCCTGCTAGCCGAGGCCGACGTGCTCGACCTGATCGAGCGAAAGCCCGAGTACCTCGAACTGGTGCTGTCGGGGAGCCACGAGCGGCCCGACTACCTCCGCGACGCGGCCGACCTCGTCACCCGCGTCGCCAAGGAGCGCCACCCGATCGACGACGGCCAGCGCGCCCGCCGGGGCACCGAGTTCTAA
- a CDS encoding PadR family transcriptional regulator gives MFDLTGFQRDLLLVTAGLDEPHGLAIKEELEDYYESEIHHGRLYPNLDTLVDKGLVEKGELDRRTNFYTLTRRGRREIEDRREWENRYVADLLADD, from the coding sequence ATGTTCGATCTGACCGGTTTCCAGCGTGATCTCCTGCTCGTGACGGCGGGACTCGACGAACCCCACGGACTGGCGATCAAGGAGGAACTCGAGGACTACTACGAGTCCGAGATCCACCACGGACGGCTCTACCCGAACCTCGACACGCTCGTCGACAAGGGGCTCGTCGAGAAGGGCGAACTGGACCGCCGGACGAACTTCTACACCCTCACCCGCCGGGGCCGTCGCGAGATCGAGGACCGCCGCGAGTGGGAGAACCGGTACGTCGCCGACCTGCTGGCCGACGACTGA
- a CDS encoding DNA polymerase beta superfamily protein — protein MTVPEVESALERAAERRDLTILAARDVGSRAWNLADENSDYDVAVVFVQEPTAYATVGEYVESVAGEREPVELHGWNVSRFAELLVDSNPAAFEFLHSPRRYREFEPLSALERDVGYQFEPSALYYHYRSLANRQYRKYLHGRLLEGGDLAYLIEEEGDGRVIARRPDDPPTDAHLREVDPSSYERGRTDRTVRRNLYVARAVLYARYVRDIHRFPTLDFPAFLEHEGDRFDDSFVERARDLVERKRAGEGDETVGRVFEPSEVALPEIDPEDHATGGVDRERVNDFVRAAFDATSIGR, from the coding sequence GTGACGGTACCGGAAGTCGAGTCGGCGCTCGAACGCGCTGCCGAGCGCCGCGACCTGACGATTCTGGCCGCTCGCGACGTCGGGAGCCGCGCCTGGAACCTCGCCGACGAGAACAGCGACTACGACGTGGCCGTCGTCTTCGTCCAGGAGCCGACGGCGTACGCGACCGTCGGCGAGTACGTCGAGTCGGTCGCCGGCGAGCGCGAACCGGTCGAACTCCACGGCTGGAACGTCAGCCGGTTCGCCGAACTGCTCGTCGACTCCAACCCGGCGGCGTTCGAGTTCCTCCACAGCCCGCGTCGCTACCGCGAGTTCGAGCCGCTGTCGGCGCTCGAACGCGACGTCGGCTACCAGTTCGAGCCGAGCGCGCTCTACTACCACTACCGCTCGCTCGCGAACCGCCAGTACCGCAAGTACCTGCACGGTCGGCTGCTCGAGGGGGGCGACCTCGCGTACCTGATCGAGGAGGAAGGCGACGGGCGCGTGATCGCCCGGCGGCCCGACGACCCGCCGACCGACGCGCACCTGCGCGAGGTCGACCCCTCGTCGTACGAGCGCGGCCGGACCGACCGCACCGTCCGGCGCAACCTGTACGTCGCGCGTGCGGTCCTCTACGCGCGGTACGTCCGGGACATCCACCGGTTCCCGACGCTCGACTTCCCGGCGTTCCTCGAACACGAGGGCGACCGGTTCGACGACTCGTTCGTCGAGCGCGCCCGGGACCTCGTCGAGCGAAAGCGCGCCGGCGAGGGCGACGAGACGGTCGGTCGGGTCTTCGAGCCGTCGGAGGTCGCGCTCCCCGAAATCGACCCCGAGGACCACGCGACCGGCGGCGTCGACCGCGAGCGGGTGAACGACTTCGTCCGGGCCGCGTTCGACGCGACGTCGATCGGCCGGTGA